A stretch of DNA from Halobacillus litoralis:
ACAGATTTGGTCTGATCAGAACGGAGAACATCAATAGCCTCCTCAACCTTGAGTGGAATATCAAGAGCTCTTGCAAAATCGTTGACTGTACCCAGTGGAATGATTCCCAAATGCGGTCGGTGACTTTCGTCTACCATCCCATTGATTGTCTCATGGAGGGTACCATCTCCCCCCATAGAAACGACGAGATCGAATTCGTCTCTGCAGGCGTTCTGGCAATACTTTGTGGCATCCAGCTCTTTTTCTGTTTGAGAAACTTCCACTTCGTATCCTTTTTCCGATAAAATGTGCTCGATTTGTTCAACATGATCGACGGCTTCCTCTTTTCCAGAAGAAGGATTAACGATCAACATAGCCTTTTTCATTCTATTTCTCCTCTCCAAAACATCCTTTATCCTTCCGACTGGTATTCATAAAGGGTGCTGACAGAAGAAAAGCCGATTTTGCGGATGAATTCACTTATCCCATTCTGATGTGGCCTGAGACTTACCTGGATAGCTTTCGCATCCTTCTCATACATCCACTTGATCAGTTCAGCACACAAGTCTGTGCCTATACCTTCTCGTCTGTAAAATTCATCCACAAACACTTCCCGGACATATCCATACACATCTTCTTCCCCATGGGACTCGATGATGCCAAGGACATATCCGATCATTCTTCCATTCATATCAGCAACTAGTAGTTTCTGTGTCGGGTTCTTTGCTAAAAAATGATCGGCCGCCCAGTACTTACGATCCCTCAATTCTTCATTAGTCAGCATCTCAGAACTGGTTACGTGAAGAAAGTCGATGCTGTACCTTGTAAAATGCATCAAGTCTTTTTCCTCAGGTTCCCTTATTTCCACCATCAGAAACTCCTCCTCTAAGCTTTTAACACCACTTGATATTCCGGTGTATTTTCAATAACTTCCCGGGCGAAGGAGCAGACCGGGTCAATTTTCAATTTATGTTTACGTGCATAGTTCACAGCATAATCAATCAATTCCCCGCCCAAACCCTGTTCACGTTCAGAGGGTGCAACGAAAGTGCTTGTGATGACCATAGTATTGTCATTTTCTTCAAATAAAACCTGTGCTTTAGGATCGTGTTCCTCTCCTATAAAAAACGTCCCTTGTTTCTCTTGGATTTCTTGCTCCACAACAATCTCTCCTTTCCCTATAAAGGATACCCTTTCATCGTTAAGAAAAACATGAGCTTGCGGAGGTGAAGGCTGGTGATGGTATGAATGAAGTGCTTGGCAGCGATCATGAGGTAGTCGACAATGTTATTTAGATATTCGACACCATTAATTAAGTATTCGACATACTACCAGAGATGCTCATCCCCATCCCTAGGTGCCCATAGACAAAAAAAGAGCACCTACTTTGAAAAAGTAGGTGCTCTTTAACATTAGGCAGTTTGTTTCAGATCTTCCTCTAATGGAATGTCCTTCTGTAATCCGCGGCGGGCGGCAATGATGAAGGCTGTGACAACCGCAACGGTACCGATGGCTGCAACGACGTAGGAAACATTCAGTGATAATCCGAATCCGATTGGTGCATTCAGAATATAGGTGAATGTCGCCATCGTCATAAAGGTCGCTGGAACGGCAGCGATGAAGTAGTTTTTACGCGACAGGAACAAGTACATCGCTCCTACCCAGAGCGCGATGACGGCTGTTGATTGGTTTGCCCAGGAGAAGTATCTCCATAGCAACGTAAAATCAATGCGGGTCAGCGCAAATGAGATGACGAACAATGGAAGAGCAATCCATACACGACTCATAATCTTCTTTTGTGGAATTTTAATATAGTCAGCAATAATCATACGCGCGCTTCGGAAAGCTGTATCTCCGGATGTGATTGGCAGTACGATGACACCAAGCACAGCAAGTGTACCACCGACAGCACCTAGCATAGCTACGGAAACTTCACTAACCACAGCTGCTGGTCCACCGCTTGCAAGGATTTCATTCAATCCTGCAGAACCATTGAACAAGCTCATGGCTGCAGCTGCCCAAATCATAGCAATAATTCCTTCTGCAATCATCATCCCGTAGAAAATACGACGGCCTTGTTTTTCCTGTTGTGTCGTTCTTGAGATGATAGGGGTTTGTGTTGCGTGAAAGCCTGACAGGGCACCACAAGAAATCGTTAGGAACAACAGTGGGAAAATCGGTGCGTTATCCGGGTGCATATTGGTAAAGGTCAATTCTGGGATTGGTGCACCTGTTACGACAAGTGAGACCCCGACTCCAATCGCACTGATGAGTAGAAGGGCACCAAAAATCGGATAAAACCGTCCGATGATTTTATCAATCGGAAGCATCGTCGCTAACAAATAGTAAGCAAAAATCACAAGTAGAATGACAGGAAGAGCAAGCCAGCTGCTTGTCATGTTGTGCAAAAGATCTGCAGGTGCTGTAACGAATACAGTTCCTACTAGGACAAGCAAAAGAATAGCAAACGCGTTGACGACGTGCTTCATGACTTTCCCTAAAAACTTCCCTGCAAGCTCAGGCAGGTGGGCGCCACGGTTCCTAATGGATATCATTCCTGTCAAATAATCGTGGACAGCTCCGGCAAAAATGGCTCCAAGTACAATCCATAGGAAAGCGACGGGACCATATAAAGCACCAAGGATCGGACCGAAAATAGGACCTACCCCCGCGATATTCAGGAGTTGGATTAAAGCATTCTTTTTTTCTCCCATCGGCAGGTAATCCACACCATCACCATGAGAATAAGCAGGCGTTTCACGTCCTGTGTTGACGCCGAACGTTTTTTCAACATATTTACCGTACGTAAGATAACCGATAATTAAAAGTGCAATACTCACTAAAAAAGTAATCATTCTATATCCTCCCTTTCACGTCTTTTCTGTAATCGCTTACACACAATATATCAAGAGAACGCTTACAAAAGCGCGATTCTTGATTAACATGTCAGGATTGATGTCCAAGATGTCGTGAAAGTGGATTGAAATACAAAGGGAAATTACAACTCGAGCTTCTTTCGTAAGTCCTTCACATAGTTACGACTGACAGAAAGCTTTTCCTCTGTTTGCTGCAGTTCCAACTGATAGGCCCCATTAAACCACGGAGTTAATCGATGCACGTAATCGAGGTTCACAAGATAACTTTTATGAATGCGGAAAAAAGAGAAGCCTTGCAGCCGCTTCTCCACATCTTTGAGCGCATCTTTCGTTTCATAGACCTTTTTTTTGCCGACGATTTTTGTAATCCGATCCTCTCTGTGTACGTACATAATTTCAGAAGGGTCCAGATATTCAATCGTCTCCTCCACTTCAACTGCCAACTTGGTAGGAGAATTGGAGGGCTTTACGTCTATCGGCTTCATTTTCTTCTCTATTCTTTCCACGGTTTCACTTAACTGTTCCTCATCAAAAGGTTTGAGTAGGTAATCGATGGCCTTCTGACGAAATGCTTCGACCGCAAAGTCTGGATACGCGGTCGCAAACACGATCTCAGGAACCTTCTTGAGTTCTTGTACCGCTTTTGCTACCGCCATTCCATCCATCTTCGGCATTTCCACATCAAGAAACAGAACATCCGGCTGAAGCTTCAACGTCTGCATGACTGCTTCATCCCCTGAGCCTGCTTCCCCTACAACTTCTATACTCTCGTAAGGTTTTAATAAAAAATTCAATTCTTCTCGGCTGAATCGCTCATCATCAACGATGATCACCGTGATTTTTTCATTCATGACCCTGTCTCCTTTTCATGAAGAGGGACCGTAAATACAATGGTTGTCCCCTGTCCTTGTTCGCTCTTAATTTGTAGTTTCGCACTCTCTCCGTGCATGTATTCTAAACGTTTGTTAACGTTATATAACCCGTATCCCGTCCCTTCCTCAGAGGCGACCGACTGTACTCCCAATGTGCGCAACCTCATAGGTTCAATGCCTTTCCCCGTTATCTGCCACGCTGATCTTGACGTGATCACCATCTCTACGGACACTAATCGTAATTTCCGCTCCCCCTTCCTGGTCTTTGATTCCATGCTTAATGCTGTTTTCGACCAGGGGCTGTAAGGTTAAAGGAGCGATGCGTACGGATAATGCGGAATCATCCACATCATAATGGACATGAAGGCGATCAACGAAACGCGTCTCTTCGATGAGAAGATAGGACTTTACATGTTTTAACTCTTCTTTCAAAGACGTCCACGTTTTGGTGGTCGCCCCAAGGTTTTGCCTGAAGAACTTGGAAAGCGCTATAAGCAGCGCCCTTGCTCGGTCAGGTTCCGTACGGGTCAACGAAACGATGACATTCAACGAATTGAATAAAAAATGCGGATTGACTTGTGCCTGCAAGGCCTTCACTTCTGCTTCCCGTGCGAGCTCTTGAGCTTTTTCAGCATCAGCAAGCTCAAGCTGCTGACTAAGGAGAGCACTTAACCCCTGAATCAATTCCAAAAGAACATTCGAGATTTCTTTTTGTGATGAAACGTAAAACTTCAGGGTTCCGACCACTTCTTGCCGTTTCTTCAATGGAACGATGACGGCTGCCCCCAAGGGACAGTCTGTCTGTTGGCATTGAATCTCTTCATGACTGACTACGACACGCTCTCCTGTTTCAATGACATCACGAGTGGCGTCGGTTTGAATCGGCTCTCCCGCCTTATGATGGTCATCAGCCTGTCCGACATGCGCAAGTATTCTTTGTTTATCTGTCATGGAGATCGCACTCACCTGGACTTCCCCATAAATAATTCGGCACGCCTTTTCTGCAGAATCCATCGTCAGCCCTTTTCGCAGATATGAAACCGTTGATTCTGCCAATTTTAGCGCTTTTTGCGCCTGCAAAGCTCCAACCTTCTCTTCTTCATGAAGAACATTTCGAATGATTAGTAAGAACAATGCGGAACCGACTCCATTGGCTACAATCATGGGCGCACCGATCTCCTGGACAAGAGCCCATGCACGCGGAAATGGATCAGAGATAAGAAGGATGATGCCCATCTGAACCATCTCCGCAAGGGCTCCCACAAATAAAGCCGTCTTCAGTTTCAAAGGCTCCTCTTTTTTATGGAAGTAACCTGCGATGATTCCTGCTACCACAGCAGATATTCCGCAGGCGGCCCCAGTGAACCCTCCAAGGGAAAAACGATGCAATCCGGCAATGACCCCAGCCCCTATACCAATGCGGTACCCTCCGAAAAGACCGGCCGCCACGATTCCAACGACTCTGGAGTTCGCCAATGCTTCCGATTCGACAAGATTATAAGCCCAGCGTCCATAATCAAAGGAGCTTGTGTCATAAGTGATGCCTGTATATGTACCAATGATTCCGAACAAACCAAAAAAAGCGATCGCCATGTACCGCTGACGTTGGTCCAGCTTTTTTTGATCAATCAACTCCCGAAAAAAACGGAAACGAGTAATAATAAAAGCGACCGTTACAATAATCCCGAGTCTTTCAAGCATCGGAAGAAACAACTCAAACATAATCCCACTTCCTTTTTCATACCTCTAATTATTCTTGCAGATAGGCTTTTTCACCTTTGGGTACCCGGGTTCGTTTCCTTATTGAGCGTCAGGGGTGGTTGGGAAGCTGCGCGACTCCCAACCACCCCATTTGAAATAAGAGAGAAACGAACCCCTTACCGACAAGGATTGTCTCCCACTATCCTTGTCATATAAGTGAAGAGCAGTCTATATCAAGCTTTTACGCTAGGAATAACCGTCAGGGTGATTCCATTTACTCAATGAAAGCTGAGTGTAAATCATATGGTTTCGAGAGACTCACATGGTAAAGGGGCACAAAC
This window harbors:
- a CDS encoding GNAT family N-acetyltransferase, producing the protein MVEIREPEEKDLMHFTRYSIDFLHVTSSEMLTNEELRDRKYWAADHFLAKNPTQKLLVADMNGRMIGYVLGIIESHGEEDVYGYVREVFVDEFYRREGIGTDLCAELIKWMYEKDAKAIQVSLRPHQNGISEFIRKIGFSSVSTLYEYQSEG
- a CDS encoding GNAT family N-acetyltransferase, with product MEQEIQEKQGTFFIGEEHDPKAQVLFEENDNTMVITSTFVAPSEREQGLGGELIDYAVNYARKHKLKIDPVCSFAREVIENTPEYQVVLKA
- a CDS encoding carbon starvation CstA family protein — protein: MITFLVSIALLIIGYLTYGKYVEKTFGVNTGRETPAYSHGDGVDYLPMGEKKNALIQLLNIAGVGPIFGPILGALYGPVAFLWIVLGAIFAGAVHDYLTGMISIRNRGAHLPELAGKFLGKVMKHVVNAFAILLLVLVGTVFVTAPADLLHNMTSSWLALPVILLVIFAYYLLATMLPIDKIIGRFYPIFGALLLISAIGVGVSLVVTGAPIPELTFTNMHPDNAPIFPLLFLTISCGALSGFHATQTPIISRTTQQEKQGRRIFYGMMIAEGIIAMIWAAAAMSLFNGSAGLNEILASGGPAAVVSEVSVAMLGAVGGTLAVLGVIVLPITSGDTAFRSARMIIADYIKIPQKKIMSRVWIALPLFVISFALTRIDFTLLWRYFSWANQSTAVIALWVGAMYLFLSRKNYFIAAVPATFMTMATFTYILNAPIGFGLSLNVSYVVAAIGTVAVVTAFIIAARRGLQKDIPLEEDLKQTA
- a CDS encoding LytR/AlgR family response regulator transcription factor, with the translated sequence MNEKITVIIVDDERFSREELNFLLKPYESIEVVGEAGSGDEAVMQTLKLQPDVLFLDVEMPKMDGMAVAKAVQELKKVPEIVFATAYPDFAVEAFRQKAIDYLLKPFDEEQLSETVERIEKKMKPIDVKPSNSPTKLAVEVEETIEYLDPSEIMYVHREDRITKIVGKKKVYETKDALKDVEKRLQGFSFFRIHKSYLVNLDYVHRLTPWFNGAYQLELQQTEEKLSVSRNYVKDLRKKLEL
- a CDS encoding sensor histidine kinase is translated as MGVQSVASEEGTGYGLYNVNKRLEYMHGESAKLQIKSEQGQGTTIVFTVPLHEKETGS
- a CDS encoding LytS/YhcK type 5TM receptor domain-containing protein — encoded protein: MFELFLPMLERLGIIVTVAFIITRFRFFRELIDQKKLDQRQRYMAIAFFGLFGIIGTYTGITYDTSSFDYGRWAYNLVESEALANSRVVGIVAAGLFGGYRIGIGAGVIAGLHRFSLGGFTGAACGISAVVAGIIAGYFHKKEEPLKLKTALFVGALAEMVQMGIILLISDPFPRAWALVQEIGAPMIVANGVGSALFLLIIRNVLHEEEKVGALQAQKALKLAESTVSYLRKGLTMDSAEKACRIIYGEVQVSAISMTDKQRILAHVGQADDHHKAGEPIQTDATRDVIETGERVVVSHEEIQCQQTDCPLGAAVIVPLKKRQEVVGTLKFYVSSQKEISNVLLELIQGLSALLSQQLELADAEKAQELAREAEVKALQAQVNPHFLFNSLNVIVSLTRTEPDRARALLIALSKFFRQNLGATTKTWTSLKEELKHVKSYLLIEETRFVDRLHVHYDVDDSALSVRIAPLTLQPLVENSIKHGIKDQEGGAEITISVRRDGDHVKISVADNGERH